DNA sequence from the candidate division WOR-3 bacterium genome:
TCATTCTCGAATCTGCCTCTGATAGCGGAGGATCTTGGTACAATCACGCCTGACGTACGGGAGGTTATTCAACAATTCAGGTTGCCAGGCATGAAGGTTTTACTGTTTGCGTTTGGGGATGGTGCTGCGGAGAACCCCTACTTATTGCATAACCATGTTAAAAACTGCGTCGTCTATACTGGCACCCACGATAACAACACAGTAAGGGGTTGGTTCGAAAACGAGGCTTCAGAACGTGAAAAACAAAGACTATTCGCTTATCTCGGCAGAAAAGTTACTGCCCGGCAAGTGCATACAGAATTCCTTCGTCTTGCCATGATGTCGACGGCAAACACAGCAATTATTCCAATACAGGATATATTGGGTTTGGACAGCAGTTCCCGCATGAACCGTCCCGCAAGCATCAAAGGCAATTGGCGCTGGCGGTTATCGCCGCGGTATCTAACATCTTCTCTGGCCAGAAGGCTACGCACAATAAACGCATTGTATGGACGTACGTGATACACCGAGAGCAGACTATCGATGCCAAGCCGAAATCATCACGGTCAAATTCATTTTTGACTTGACATTTTGAGATATTCTTCTATACTTTCCTAAATTCAAGGTAAGGGAGGCGGTATGAAGAATCAAAATATGCTGTTTTGCAGTGGAAGACAGGTCTACACTTTATTTTATTGCGCATTGATACTTTCATTATTCATTCCATATTCTCTAAACGCTGCAACTTTTGTCGTCAACAGGACCATTCCGGACGATAACAACCCCGGCAGCCTGAGGTGGAGTATGAACGGCGCCAACATGAACCCAGGACCGGACACTATCGTGTTCAATATAGGTGGAACAGGTCCTTATGTCATAGCACCCATAATGCAGTTACCCGTGCTCACCGACCAGGCAGGAGTGCTCATTGATGGACTTTCGCAGCCTGGAACTTGGGCAGGAGCGAACCCGCCCACGACGGCCAATCTATTGATCGTGCTCGACGGCGCTAATGCCGGTGCGGCTCATGGTATTCACATATGGTCGTCCAATAACACTGTTCAGGGGCTCGTGGTGCAGAATTTCCAGCAGGACGGGATAAGGGTTCAGGCAAGGCCTGATGTGGCGCAGAATAACATTATATACTGCAACTTTGTTGGCACTGACCAGACCGGCACGCTTGATATCGGCAATGGATGGAACCTTCAGGGATTGTGGGCAGGCATATATATAATATGCACGCCAGGGACCCTTGGAGTGGCTATCAATAACATAGTGCAGGGTAACCTGGCATCCGGTAATTATGCCGAGGGCATTGGTATTGCAAGCTGCCCTCCGGGTGATGTCGGTTTCAACGCGGTGCTCTTCAACTACATAGGTACTGATATTGCGGGCGCAGTCGATCTGGGGAATGATCACGACGGTGTATATATTGGTGAGGGTGCCCATGACAATATTGTGGATAACAATCTCATCTCAGGAAATGATTTTGAAGGCGTCTGCATAATCGGTTATGCAGAAGCCGTGCCGCCGATCTACACCTATGCCAACACAGTAGCCAATAACACAATAGGGTTGAACATTGCCCAGGCACCCTTGCCGAACACGCGCGACGGGGTGAGCATCGGTGTATACGGTACATGGTATCAGGGTGGTTTTGCGACCGACAATATCATCGCTATGAATACCATCGCGCATAATGGGCGTAATGGTGTGCTTGTATGGGAAAGCGATTCGAACACGATAAATGCCGACCGTAATGCTATCAACCAGAATTCGATCTACAACAACAATTTACTGGGGATAGATCTTGATGATGACGGGGTCACACCTAATGATGGAGGTGACCCTGATTTTGGTGCCAACGAAGATCTCAATTTCCCGGTCATAACGAGCGCCGTATACAGTAACGGTCAAACAGCGATCACGGGTACGTTAGACATAGATACCGATCCTACTCAGGCTACAATTGAGATATTCAAGGCTAATCCCGATCCATCGGGATACGGTGAGGGGCAGATTTTCATCAATCTTACGAATCCTGTGGCAGGGGGGAATTGGTCTGCTGTTGTCACCGGGCTCGCTGTTGGAGATACGATCACCGCGACCACGACCGATATGAATTTCAACACTTCGGAATTCTGCCAGAACTACATCGTCGTGACCGGCATCGAAGAGAACAAAGAAGCATACGTTCCCGACCGATTTGAATTTGCCCAGAGCCGACCGAACCCGTTCACACACACGACTTCTATCAATTACGCGTTACCCGAAGAGAGCAATGTTGGTCTGCGTATCTTTGATATTTCTGGCAGGTTGATAAGAACGCTGGTGAACGGCGTGCGCATGCCCGGATCATACACCGTGCACTGGGATGGCACGGATGTCGAAGGACGGCGGGTCAGTCCTGGTGTTTATATTTGCATCCTTGATGCCGGTGAGTTCAGTGCAATGAGAAAGGTGATTTTCACGAGGTAACTACCTTACTATTTCTTGATAACAAAAAAGGGGCAGCATGGCTGCCCCTTTATTATTTGTGTATTACTACGCCAGTGCTTTCCAGATCATCTGCTGTAGTCCCATCACGTTGATCTTACCTTCGCCCTTGTCGGCCGCCGCGGTCGCTGCGGTTTTCAGTACTTGCTCACACGTGGCGCATGCCGTAACTATCGTATCGACTTTGGTTTTGAGAGCTTCCTCGATCCGGTTCGCTGCGATTCGGGAAGATAGCGGATTGTCGGAAACGAGAATCCCGCCGCCGCCGCCGCAGCATCTCGATGTGTTCTCTTTGAACTTCATTTCGACGAGTTCGAGACCGATCTGCTTGATGATTTCTCTTGGTTCTTTGATGACCTTGGCACCGCGTGATAGGTCGCACGGGTCATGGTATGTAACCTTGCCGCTCAGTTTCTTTAACTGTGCTCCTGGCAATTTCTCTGCGATGACCTGCATGGCATGTTTTGCTTTGATTTTGTAGGCCTCATTCAGGTATACCGTGCATGTGGGGCAGAGGGTTATCGCGTTGTCAAATGGAAAAAGTTCCTTGAATTTTTTCTGATGCGCTTCAAAATCCTTGACAAAACCCAGCGCTTCCATGGGATAGCCACAGCATACTTCTTTTATTACTTTTGGTTTGATACCAATTTTTTCGAAGAGCTTCAGGTACATTTTCGTTTGATTCGGACGTGCGAGGAACTGGCAGCCTACAAAGACAGGCGTTTCGCCGTCGCGTAGCGGAGCCATTACTTCAGTATCGGCGAAGATGTTCCCTGTTTTCTTGATATTTTCGATAAACGCCTTGTGGCTATCATAGGCGAAACCCGCTTCAACGAGGTCGGCGCGCGCAGCACGAACGATGTCGGGCACCTTCACCTTGGACGGACAGCGGCGGTTACAGTCACGGCACAACGTGCACTGGTACAGAGCACTGGCAACTGAATCGTCAACTTCGAGTTCTTTTTCGAGCATTCCGTATGACAGCACTATGCGTCCCCGGCTCGAAGGCGGGTCCCACATGAGATCGACAAAAGTGGGGCAGACGTTCTTGCAATAACCACACATCGTGCATGTCATCATTTCCTGCTCCAGTGCCGCGAGATGCCCTTCGAGTTTTCTTTCCGGGTTTGTTGGATAGCGGAGTTCATGCAGGAAATCGTCTTCCCACTGCCAGATCTTGTGAGGGTTCATTATGTTATTGGGATCGAGTGCCTCTTTGATGGCCTTCATCATCGGGATGGCGGTTTTTCGTTCACGGATGAAATCCTGTGCCTTTGTTATGCCGATGCCGTGTTCACCGGATGTCGTCCCGCCGAGCGCGTGGATCAATTCATAGATTTCCTTGACCGCGCTTTTTGCCTGTTTCCAGTGTTCCGGATTCGCTGCATTCATCAGTACTTTGGTGTGCATGTTGCCGTCGCCAACGTGTCCGTATGGCGGTATGATCAGATCGTATTTGTTTGAGATCTCCCAGATACCGGCGACCGCTTTTGGTATTTGCGATACTGGTACGGCCATATCATCCGCGAGCATTGTCGTTGTGTATTCCTCCTTCAACAGACTGAGTGAGGGTAACATTTGTTTGCGTGCTTTCCAGAGGTCTGCTATTCTCTTTTCATCTTCGGTGAAATCAACCGTAACCGCACCTGTCTGCTTGCAGATATCCGCCACGGTTTCTATGTCCCTCTTAATCACCTCGGGCTCGCCGTCCAACTTGATCAGCAACATACCGGCAACTTCGGGCAATCCCATGTTAGTGGCTTTGTTTACAGCTTTGATGCAGGGCTCAGACATTATCTCCAGTTCAGCGGGAATGAGTGGCCTGGCAATGATGTTTGCAACACATTGGCCGGCTTTTTCGAGATCATCAAATGCTGCAACGCAGGCGGCGACCTTGGCCGGCTTGGGCGCAATACGGATATTGGCTTCCGTGATAATACCCAGCGTACCTTCAGATCCGACGATCAGCCTCTCCAATTGATAACCACTTGAATGTTTGATAGTATTTGCACCAATTCGTACGATTTCACCAGTTGGGGTAACTACTTCAAGCCCCATCACGTAATCACGTGTTGCGCCGTATTTCACCGCTTGACCGCCCGAGGCATTCAGCGCGATCATGCCGCCTAGGGTGGCAACTTCGCTCGATGCCGGGCCTGGTATAAAGAACTTGTTCTTTGATATGGCTGCATTGAAGTCGTCACACACAACTCCAGGCTCTACTACACAGTATAGGTCGTTTATTCTGATGTCGCGTATTTTGTTCATGCGCTGCATATCGACGACAATCCCACCGTCAATCGGTACGGCCATGCCGCACAGACCCGAACCACCGCCGCGAGGCACAATCGGTATTTTGTGCTTGTTTGCCAGCATGATGACATCCTGTACCTGCTTTGCATTCTGTGGCTGAACGACTACGTCCGGTTTTTTACGGTGGATACCACCATCGAACGCGTAGACATATAGCTCAGCATTGTTTGTACGGCAATGTTCATTGCCAACGATATCCTGCAACTGCTTTATGATTTCTTTTTTCACTGACATTTAGCCCCCTTAATATAAGGTTTGCTTATCTAAATCCCTTCTGCAGGAGAAAATATTTTGTCTTTCTATGCTCTACTGCGGAAATTTCGAGAAAATATATCTAAAGGCTGACTAGATTTTTATTACTCACCACCCCGGCTTACTTTATCGACATGGTCCTGAATGAATTTTGTGAGTGAATCCGCGCCATTAGCCAGTTGTTTTAATTCCTCATCTAGATTTGATGGTTTGATTCTCACTATCCATCCGGCTCCGTATGGATCTTTATTGATCAGGCGACAGTCGTTCTCCAGTTCGCTATTCACTTCGACTATTTCTCCGGATATCGGTGATACGAATTTGCCGACCCACTTTGAAGATTGAATCTTGCCGCATGTCTCACCTTGACTCACTGAATCACCCTCAAATGGCAGGTCGACGTATGTTGTATCGCCTGCTTGTTTCTGATAGAAATCATCCATACCTACCCGCACGTTCCCGTCGTCCTCGACTTTCACCCACGTATTCTCATTATGATAATACAAATCCTCGGGTACGTTGTATCCCTGGATTTCCATCATATCCTCCTTTTTTGACCCTTGGTTGTGCAAAACCAGGAGCCGACCGTAATGCTATTATCATTGAATTTCTCGAAGAAGACCATTTGGTTTTTAGAGTTTAGAACCCTACGTTTAATGTTTGTATTATACTGAGATTTCCGGCGACGTCAATATACTTGGCTGAAGATCATATCTCAGCGCAAATATAGGCGAGGGGGTTGGGTTTCTTACTACCGTCTTTTGACTTGGGAAATTGCGATAGGGGCACGTCTGCACCCCACCTGCTTGCGTGTATGAATTTTCTGGGTCGATACACAAGCAGCTTCCTGCGTTTAGGTACGCTCAGGCTTGCATTCATCAGAAAAAGGATTCTTTCTTCACCCTTTTGCGCTACCGCATCGTCAATTGCTTGCTGCAGGCTGCGAAAAGGTTTTATGAAGATGCTGTTCATCAGGTCATCTTCAAGGCTGGTAACTGCCCACATCTGTGCCCAGCGTGCAATTTCGGCCATCTTGGCTGCCTTGTGGTACCCGAGTTTGAATTCTTTGTCTATCTTGTCCAGAGTATCTTGTGGCGTATGACAACTGCTCAGGAGTTTAACGAAGGTATCGCTACCAACACCCATACGGCATTTCGACACGAGAATGAGGATACCGTTGTCGTTGAGGGCAAGCTTACCGTTATCCAATGCTTTTTGCGACTGGTAAAGGTCGATGTCCATAGGGTATGGTGCAACAGCGACCACTATGTCTGCTTTGTCTTTGATTTCGACGGAGAAGACGCGATGAGCCTTATCGATTGCGGCTTTCAATGATTCGGTTATGTCGCCTGCGGTCGCTGCGTAGATCCTCTCATAGCGATCGAGAACGGTCATGATAGCGAAGATTTCTTTGTCTTTGATGGTTGTTATGGCATCCTCCATATCCTCGTGGACTGGGTTACCTTCAAGGCTTAGTGCCCTGGCGCTTGACTTCAATGCCAACTTGTGATTTTGCTCAATTGTTTTATATGAAGCAACGCCAGGGAGGAAGGATTTTCTGCCTCCGGTATAGCCAGCAAAATAATGAGGTTCTACCGAACCGATGATGACGATCTTATGCGCTTCTACAGCCATTTTGTTGACGTACATCTCTGTTCCGTTCTTCGATGTTCCAAGATAAACCATGTCCTCATCTTTCTTGGAATCGTGAGCGAATATTTTATCATGCAATTCAACGCGCAGCTCGCCAAATATCTCCTGGTATTCATCCTCGGTAGGCGCCCGGTGCATGCCGGTTGCAATGAGAAAACGCACATCTCTGTTCTTTATCAGGGGGTAGAGGATTTTAAGAACTTTCGCTGTGGGTGTTGGCCGGGTTGCGTCGTTTATGAGAAAAAGGATGTCTTTTGCATCGCCAATGAACTTCTCGAATGTGCTCGATTGAATTGGATTTTGCAGTGCTCGTACCAACGTTTTCTCTTCGTCCGTGGTTTCCACATCGTTTGGATAGATGATTTCGCCAACATTACGTTCGTCGACGTGCACATATATGTTCTCTCGTCCGTACGGAACCCCGATTTTCAACTTCATAGTGCTATTGCAGCCCGGCAAAAAAATACTGCACTCTATATGACGCCGGATGCCTCCAGTTTCTCGATTACCGCTTTTACCGCCGATGCGGATGTATGGAGAGCGTCTAACTCCTCGGGGATTAGTTCGAGTTCGATGATTTTTTCTACGCCGTGTTTGCCCAGCATAACGGGTACGCCGACGAAAATCCCGTCGATACCATACTCACCCCTCAAATAGGCTGAACAAGGAAGGATGCGTCTCTTGTCACGGATGATACATTCTACCATTTTTGCGACCGAAGCCGCAGGCGCATAGTAAGCACTTCCCGTTTTGAGATATGATACGATCTCTGCACCGCCCTTGCGGGTTCTTTCGATCAACTTATCGATATCATCTTTGGACATCAGTTCGGTAATGGGTATGCCGGCGACCGTTGAGTATCTAGGCAGAGGCACCATCGAATCACCATGCCCGCCGAGTACCATTGCGGTCGTATCGATGACCGAAACACCAAGCTTCTGTGACACAAAATAGCGGAATCTTATCGAGTCAAGGACGCCAGCCATGCCAATGACCTTCTTGAGTGCAAAACCCGTTGTTTTTAACGCCAAATAGGTCATCACATCAAGCGGGTTGGTTACCATTATGATTATAGAATTGGGAGCGAATTCGGCAGCTTTTTCGGAAACCGATTTGATGATTTTTGCGTTCGTGTTGAGCAGGTCATCGCGAGACATGCCCGGTTGCCGGGCGATTCCTGCAGTGATAACGACTATTTCCGAATCAACCATGCACGAGAAATCTGTACAACCACGCAGTTCGACATCATAACGTCGTATTGGCGCTGCCTCTTCAGCGTCGAGTGCTTTTCCTTCGGCAAGTCCTTCGACCACGTCGATTAGATAAACGTCTGCGATTTTGTGCTCGGCCAAGTATAATGCTACAGAACTGCCAACATTCCCGGCACCGATGATACTAACCTTTTTCATTTTTCAATCCTCCTCTTAGAGTTCCAGAGTATCTACCGCGTTTTTGATGACTGTAACTGATTCCTCGAACTGGCGGCGTTCTTCGATTGTCAAAGTGAGTTCTAGGACCTTTTCCACTCCGCCTGCGCCAATGATTGCGGGTACACCGAGGCAAAGGTCTTTCACGTCATATTCACCCTGTAGACAGGCCGATACGCAGAGGACTCGTTTGGCGTCCTTGATTATTGCTTCACATATTTCAGCAATCGCTGCAGCAGGTGCATAATGAGCAGTTGCGGTTTTTAGACGGGCGAGGATTTCGCTGCCGGCGCTTCTTGTACGTTTGATCAGGTTTTCAATTCTTTCCTGGGGTAATAGTTGAGTGATCGGGATGCCTTCTACGCTGGCATATCTGGGGATTATCACCATGAAATCGTGATGACCACCGATCACTACTGCTGTCGTGTTGGCCGTAGAAACCTGGAGTTCCTTGGAGATGAATTCACGCAGTCTTGTCGTATCCAGTACGCCGGTCATACCGATGACCTTTTTGGGATCGAATCCGCCCTTCTTCCATAAGTAACACGTAAGGGCATCAACCGGTTCTGTGATATTAATGATTATTGCCTCAGGTGCATACTGCTTTATCTGGGGAATGATTGGATCGAGTACCTTGGCGTTTGTTTCCAGTAGGTCAAGACGGGACATCTGGGGTTTCCTTACGTGCCCAGCAGTAATGACGACGACTTTTGAACCCGCGATCTCTTCAATGTTGTCAGAGCCATCGATCTTCGCATCGTAATATCTAACCGGTGCCGCTTCCATCAAGTCGAGTGCTTTGCCTTTTGCCCTGCCTTCCACAATATCGACCAGCATGACATCAGCGAAATTCTTCTCTCCTATGTAGAAAGCGGTGTTTGCGCCGACATTGCCAGCACCGATAATGCTTACCTTTTTCATAGACTATGCCTCCTCTTTATTGTAAGCCCACGCATCGGGTGGATTCTCCTAAATTGTTTCATCTAAGTAGCGTTTCTTATTCATTATAGTTAATATGCCTCAGATTCCGACGATTTCTGTCTGAACCCGCAAGGTACTTTGTTAGTCGGGTATATTATATCGATTCGCCAATAAAAGTCAATATTGGTGGAATTTAGACAATCTCCGGGACAGTCATACTACCGTTCAACAGAAACAGAACGCTTCGCTCTCGTCCTTTCAGCCCGATGGCATTATCCAGTGCAATCTGCAGCGTTTGAAATTTGGATATGCTCGCAGTTCGTAGAGTACTCTCGTCGATGTCAGTCACTGCCCAGATCTCGGCCTGGTTGCGCAGCGTCATTAGATTATATGCGTTGTGGTCGCCGAGTCGGTAGTTCGATTTCGCCTGATGAGCCGCCGCATCGATGCTGTCTACCGTTTCGAATAACCGTGCGAAGCTTTTGGGCCCCAGACCCTGCGGGCATGGCGAGACAACGATCAGTATGCCTCCCTGGGCAAGGGCCTGACGGCCGTGCTCGATCGCCTTGAGCGTTTGGTAGAGGTCGATGTCAAATGGATGTTGAGCAACTGTGACAACGATTTCTGCTTTTGTTCTGATCTTTGCCACGAATAATTGCCT
Encoded proteins:
- the larA gene encoding nickel-dependent lactate racemase codes for the protein MKIGVPYGRENIYVHVDERNVGEIIYPNDVETTDEEKTLVRALQNPIQSSTFEKFIGDAKDILFLINDATRPTPTAKVLKILYPLIKNRDVRFLIATGMHRAPTEDEYQEIFGELRVELHDKIFAHDSKKDEDMVYLGTSKNGTEMYVNKMAVEAHKIVIIGSVEPHYFAGYTGGRKSFLPGVASYKTIEQNHKLALKSSARALSLEGNPVHEDMEDAITTIKDKEIFAIMTVLDRYERIYAATAGDITESLKAAIDKAHRVFSVEIKDKADIVVAVAPYPMDIDLYQSQKALDNGKLALNDNGILILVSKCRMGVGSDTFVKLLSSCHTPQDTLDKIDKEFKLGYHKAAKMAEIARWAQMWAVTSLEDDLMNSIFIKPFRSLQQAIDDAVAQKGEERILFLMNASLSVPKRRKLLVYRPRKFIHASRWGADVPLSQFPKSKDGSKKPNPLAYICAEI
- the gcvH gene encoding glycine cleavage system protein GcvH, whose product is MMEIQGYNVPEDLYYHNENTWVKVEDDGNVRVGMDDFYQKQAGDTTYVDLPFEGDSVSQGETCGKIQSSKWVGKFVSPISGEIVEVNSELENDCRLINKDPYGAGWIVRIKPSNLDEELKQLANGADSLTKFIQDHVDKVSRGGE
- a CDS encoding FAD-binding oxidoreductase, yielding MSVKKEIIKQLQDIVGNEHCRTNNAELYVYAFDGGIHRKKPDVVVQPQNAKQVQDVIMLANKHKIPIVPRGGGSGLCGMAVPIDGGIVVDMQRMNKIRDIRINDLYCVVEPGVVCDDFNAAISKNKFFIPGPASSEVATLGGMIALNASGGQAVKYGATRDYVMGLEVVTPTGEIVRIGANTIKHSSGYQLERLIVGSEGTLGIITEANIRIAPKPAKVAACVAAFDDLEKAGQCVANIIARPLIPAELEIMSEPCIKAVNKATNMGLPEVAGMLLIKLDGEPEVIKRDIETVADICKQTGAVTVDFTEDEKRIADLWKARKQMLPSLSLLKEEYTTTMLADDMAVPVSQIPKAVAGIWEISNKYDLIIPPYGHVGDGNMHTKVLMNAANPEHWKQAKSAVKEIYELIHALGGTTSGEHGIGITKAQDFIRERKTAIPMMKAIKEALDPNNIMNPHKIWQWEDDFLHELRYPTNPERKLEGHLAALEQEMMTCTMCGYCKNVCPTFVDLMWDPPSSRGRIVLSYGMLEKELEVDDSVASALYQCTLCRDCNRRCPSKVKVPDIVRAARADLVEAGFAYDSHKAFIENIKKTGNIFADTEVMAPLRDGETPVFVGCQFLARPNQTKMYLKLFEKIGIKPKVIKEVCCGYPMEALGFVKDFEAHQKKFKELFPFDNAITLCPTCTVYLNEAYKIKAKHAMQVIAEKLPGAQLKKLSGKVTYHDPCDLSRGAKVIKEPREIIKQIGLELVEMKFKENTSRCCGGGGGILVSDNPLSSRIAANRIEEALKTKVDTIVTACATCEQVLKTAATAAADKGEGKINVMGLQQMIWKALA
- the mdh gene encoding malate dehydrogenase, whose product is MKKVSIIGAGNVGSSVALYLAEHKIADVYLIDVVEGLAEGKALDAEEAAPIRRYDVELRGCTDFSCMVDSEIVVITAGIARQPGMSRDDLLNTNAKIIKSVSEKAAEFAPNSIIIMVTNPLDVMTYLALKTTGFALKKVIGMAGVLDSIRFRYFVSQKLGVSVIDTTAMVLGGHGDSMVPLPRYSTVAGIPITELMSKDDIDKLIERTRKGGAEIVSYLKTGSAYYAPAASVAKMVECIIRDKRRILPCSAYLRGEYGIDGIFVGVPVMLGKHGVEKIIELELIPEELDALHTSASAVKAVIEKLEASGVI
- a CDS encoding T9SS type A sorting domain-containing protein; the encoded protein is MKNQNMLFCSGRQVYTLFYCALILSLFIPYSLNAATFVVNRTIPDDNNPGSLRWSMNGANMNPGPDTIVFNIGGTGPYVIAPIMQLPVLTDQAGVLIDGLSQPGTWAGANPPTTANLLIVLDGANAGAAHGIHIWSSNNTVQGLVVQNFQQDGIRVQARPDVAQNNIIYCNFVGTDQTGTLDIGNGWNLQGLWAGIYIICTPGTLGVAINNIVQGNLASGNYAEGIGIASCPPGDVGFNAVLFNYIGTDIAGAVDLGNDHDGVYIGEGAHDNIVDNNLISGNDFEGVCIIGYAEAVPPIYTYANTVANNTIGLNIAQAPLPNTRDGVSIGVYGTWYQGGFATDNIIAMNTIAHNGRNGVLVWESDSNTINADRNAINQNSIYNNNLLGIDLDDDGVTPNDGGDPDFGANEDLNFPVITSAVYSNGQTAITGTLDIDTDPTQATIEIFKANPDPSGYGEGQIFINLTNPVAGGNWSAVVTGLAVGDTITATTTDMNFNTSEFCQNYIVVTGIEENKEAYVPDRFEFAQSRPNPFTHTTSINYALPEESNVGLRIFDISGRLIRTLVNGVRMPGSYTVHWDGTDVEGRRVSPGVYICILDAGEFSAMRKVIFTR
- the mdh gene encoding malate dehydrogenase, with translation MKKVSIIGAGNVGANTAFYIGEKNFADVMLVDIVEGRAKGKALDLMEAAPVRYYDAKIDGSDNIEEIAGSKVVVITAGHVRKPQMSRLDLLETNAKVLDPIIPQIKQYAPEAIIINITEPVDALTCYLWKKGGFDPKKVIGMTGVLDTTRLREFISKELQVSTANTTAVVIGGHHDFMVIIPRYASVEGIPITQLLPQERIENLIKRTRSAGSEILARLKTATAHYAPAAAIAEICEAIIKDAKRVLCVSACLQGEYDVKDLCLGVPAIIGAGGVEKVLELTLTIEERRQFEESVTVIKNAVDTLEL